A window of the Arachis duranensis cultivar V14167 chromosome 5, aradu.V14167.gnm2.J7QH, whole genome shotgun sequence genome harbors these coding sequences:
- the LOC107490422 gene encoding dehydrin DHN3: MSQEYRDQARGRTDEYGNTMRQTDEYGNPVQQGGGTTGYGTTTESGKMYGSGGGAHGHGTGLGGDTTGMATGGYGTAGMGTGMGTGMGTGGGYGTTGTGEYGSTGTGAAGGYGTTGGSYGTTGGGEYASSGGMGGTTGMGYGSTETGQGGHHGQHDQSHGGEKKGIMDKIKEKLPGGHGGGHHDS, encoded by the coding sequence ATGTCGCAGGAATATCGTGATCAAGCTCGCGGAAGAACCGACGAGTATGGCAACACTATGAGGCAAACTGATGAGTACGGAAACCCAGTTCAACAAGGTGGAGGCACCACCGGTTATGGCACCACAACTGAATCCGGCAAGATGTACGGCAGTGGTGGTGGCGCTCATGGCCATGGAACGGGCCTTGGAGGGGACACTACTGGCATGGCCACCGGGGGTTACGGAACCGCCGGCATGGGCACCGGTATGGGCACCGGTATGGGTACCGGTGGTGGTTATGGAACCACCGGTACCGGTGAATATGGAAGCACTGGCACTGGTGCTGCTGGTGGATATGGCACCACCGGTGGATCTTATGGAACCACCGGTGGAGGCGAGTATGCAAGCAGTGGAGGAATGGGTGGAACGACAGGGATGGGGTACGGAAGCACCGAGACCGGGCAAGGAGGGCATCATGGTCAACATGATCAGTCTCATGGTGGTGAGAAGAAAGGGATAATGGATAAGATCAAGGAGAAGCTCCCTGGTGGTCATggtggtggacaccatgacagttag